The genomic segment TCTTCGTCTACTTCTTCGTCAACGGCATGGTCACAGTGTCCGCGGTCATCATCCTGGTCTCGCCTCACTTCAGCCCGGCCTCGGTGGCGGTCCTGGCCCAGGCGGCGAACGGCTTGCCCGGCGCGGCCTGCGCGCTCGCGACGATCCTCGTGAGCGTCGTGGTCGGCACCGTCGTCGCGGCGCGCGCCTTCCTGGGCCCTGATCGGCCGCCCTCTTGAAATGGCAAAATTTCCGCCCTCACCACCGGTGGCACGGGGTCCAGGACGGGCCCCCTGTATCGTGAGTAGCGTTGACAGCCACGGGCACGCGCCCTATCCTCATCAGCATCATGTCGCGTGAGCCCCACATCGACGTCCTCATGAAGAAGCTGTTGCGAGTCGTTGAAGTGTCGTTGGGCGCCACAGATGCCGCCCGCGACGCCGTGCAGGAGATCCTGCGGCGCGGCGCCGACACCGGCATCTTTTTTGCGGGGAGCCGGGGCCGAGGCAATCCCTCCTTCGAGCTGACGGGGCAAGATCGGGAGTTTCTGCGCGCGGTCTCGATTCGCCCCGACCGCTGAGGCTCGATGCGGCTGGTTCTGATTCTGGCGTGGGTCCTCGTCGTCCTCGTGATCCTCTGGCCACACCTCCGCCGCGCGTGGACCACGACTCGCTCGCGACGCCCCGTGTTGCCGGATCAGCTCGTGAAGGACCCGGTCTGCCAGGTGTACCTGCTGCGCTCACGCGCCATCCGCTCCGAGCAGCACGGCGTGGCAGTGTACTTCTGTAGCGTCGAGTGCGCCCGCCAGTTCGAGCGCTCGGGGGCATGAGCGCGCCCCATTGCGATCCGTTTCGGGAGGCCGACGCCCAGCCCGATCCCGAGCAACTGGCCGCCGCCCTGGAGCTCCGCGGGCGAAACGCCAGCCATACTCGGCTGACCCGTCGGTTTCTCGCCTTCACCGGCGTGAAGGCCGGGGACAGGGTGCTGGAGGTCGGTTGTGGAACCGGCGTCGTGCTCCGGGCCCTGGCCGCCCGGGTAGGCCCGCGCGGTCGGGTGGTCGGCGTCGATCCCAGCCGGACGATGCTCGCGGCCGCGGCGCGCATCCTGAAACCGCGCCTCCGGCGTCGCTCCATCGTGCTGCGCGCCGGCGACGGCGCGCGGCTGCCGTTCGGGACGGACCGCTTCGACGCCACGCTGGCCCTCACGGTGCTGCTCCACGTCGCCGATCCGCTGGCCGTGGTGAAGGAGATGACGCGCGTGACCCGACCGGACGGCGTGGTCGGGGTTCAGGACCAGGATTTCGGCACCGTGGCCATGACGCATCCCGATCGGGCGCTCACCGGGCGCATCATGGACGGCGTCGCCGGCCGGATGTACGAAGAGCCCTGGAGCGGCCGGCGCCTGCCCGCACTGCTGCTCGCAGCTGGCCTGGAACGGGTCCGCCTGCAGACCGCGGTCTTCCAGGACACCACGCTGGAGCCGTACACCAAGCGCTTCCTGGAACGCCGGGCCGAAAATGCCGTGCGCTTCGGCATCGTCGACGCGTCGACCGCCCAGCGCTGGCTCGATGACACCACCGCGGTCGTCGCCGCCGGCGCCTTCGTGCTGACCGTGAACTATTACGGCGCCGTCGGCGTGAAGCCCGGCCGTCCACGCGGGAGGAAGCGCCGATGAGGCTCGCCGTCGCCATCGTCGTCCTGGTCGCGGCGTCCGTCGTCGAGGCGGACCCGGCGCCGGCGACTCGACGTGCCGGGTTCGACGGAGCCCGAGCCTACCGGGACGTCGAGCGCCTCGTGGCCATCGGTCCTCGGCCCGCCGGGTCCCCGGGCTCGGCCCGAGCCCGGGAGTACATCGTGGGTGAGCTCAAGAAGGCCGGCGTCCAGGCGCGGGTCGAGCCGTTCGAGGCCGAGACGCCTCACGGTCGGCTGTCCATGGCCAACGTGGTGGGCGTCCTGCCCGGCCGGCGCCCCGAGGTGATCCTCATCGGCGGTCACTACGACACCAAATGGTTCTCGGACATCCGCTTCGTGGGCGCCAACGATGGGGGCTCGAGCACGGCGCTGCTCCTGGAGCTGGCCCGGCAGCTCCGAGGCCGGACGCGCGACTACACATACTGGATCGTGTTCTTCGACGGGGAAGAGGCGCGGGAGACGTGGACGGCCGGGGACAGCCTCTACGGCTCTCGCCGCATGGCCGCCGAGCTGCGCCGCGCCGGCCGGCTCCCCCGCGCGATGATCGTCGCCGATATGATCGGCGACCGTGATCTCGGGATCCGCCGCGAGGCGCTTTCCACGTCCTGGCTCACCGAGCTGGTGTGGGGCAGCGCCGCTCGCCTCAACCATCAAACGCACTTCCTGGCCGATCAGCTGGCCGTGGAGGACGATCACGCCCCCTTCCTGGAGGCCGGCGTGCCCGCCGTGTTGCTGATCGACTTCGACTTCCCGCCGTGGCACACGGCTGCCGACACGCT from the Candidatus Methylomirabilota bacterium genome contains:
- a CDS encoding methyltransferase domain-containing protein; this translates as MSAPHCDPFREADAQPDPEQLAAALELRGRNASHTRLTRRFLAFTGVKAGDRVLEVGCGTGVVLRALAARVGPRGRVVGVDPSRTMLAAAARILKPRLRRRSIVLRAGDGARLPFGTDRFDATLALTVLLHVADPLAVVKEMTRVTRPDGVVGVQDQDFGTVAMTHPDRALTGRIMDGVAGRMYEEPWSGRRLPALLLAAGLERVRLQTAVFQDTTLEPYTKRFLERRAENAVRFGIVDASTAQRWLDDTTAVVAAGAFVLTVNYYGAVGVKPGRPRGRKRR
- a CDS encoding M28 family peptidase — translated: MRLAVAIVVLVAASVVEADPAPATRRAGFDGARAYRDVERLVAIGPRPAGSPGSARAREYIVGELKKAGVQARVEPFEAETPHGRLSMANVVGVLPGRRPEVILIGGHYDTKWFSDIRFVGANDGGSSTALLLELARQLRGRTRDYTYWIVFFDGEEARETWTAGDSLYGSRRMAAELRRAGRLPRAMIVADMIGDRDLGIRREALSTSWLTELVWGSAARLNHQTHFLADQLAVEDDHAPFLEAGVPAVLLIDFDFPPWHTAADTLDKVSPRSLQIVGEVLLDALPAVEARLARGDGVRRAR